The following are encoded in a window of Pontiella desulfatans genomic DNA:
- a CDS encoding response regulator produces MKKIFLSLAFKLGLAIFMIASVLLSGLELFYASRFNQEIDERLDYVAQIPGRLMSQSAISYSTARDADALSRLVGETVVLALVGQPDGTIYYSTDPELEGTPITDVAEFRGFPNCTQELAAAATMRIRENSKTYLLATLSLVSDGQWLGNLCLKLETGNAAQRKQRNALGFLGGFLASIVLITLFSALLVRQMTVPRLNNILACIQSVQEGDLSPRVKRTVSLDELGELGRGVNHMVDQLENQRTEQERLKAELETSKEEAEKASRTKSEFLANMSHEIRTPMNGVLGMAQLIRDTELSPEQHEYVETISASADNLLKIINNILDLSRIEMGKFDLNIDTVDVGKVMNELQTFFTPSVKEKGLELKVNCPSNLPHVRTDEGSLRQILINLMANAIKFTQKGHVVAGVECLERTGNECTLRFWVADTGIGISEEAQQFIFHEFTQADGSHTREFGGTGLGLAISKKMVEQLGGKLCVSSEPGKGAVFSFNITLNMDNPPGDENAVEEQPQEDQLGLDVLVVEDNKLNQRVIAKFLEKMGCRVDIAENGRDALVRLKLTQPLEQRPRYDLILMDIQMPVLDGLKATAMIRAQEGDERRTPIIAITAHAMKGDREKFLEQGMDGYLSKPVRREDIRGLLKQYA; encoded by the coding sequence ATGAAAAAGATTTTTCTCTCGCTGGCCTTCAAGCTCGGTCTGGCGATTTTCATGATCGCTTCCGTCCTGCTTTCCGGGCTGGAGCTGTTCTATGCCAGCCGTTTCAACCAGGAGATCGACGAACGCCTCGACTATGTGGCGCAGATTCCCGGGCGGCTGATGAGCCAGAGCGCCATTTCCTATTCTACCGCGCGCGATGCCGATGCGCTCTCGCGGCTCGTTGGCGAAACGGTCGTGCTGGCCCTGGTGGGGCAGCCGGACGGCACCATCTACTACAGCACGGATCCCGAGCTGGAGGGAACCCCGATAACGGATGTGGCCGAGTTCAGGGGGTTCCCCAACTGCACCCAAGAGCTCGCGGCCGCCGCCACGATGCGGATCCGGGAAAACTCCAAAACCTACCTGCTGGCCACCCTCTCGCTCGTTTCGGATGGCCAGTGGCTCGGGAACCTGTGCCTGAAGCTCGAAACCGGCAACGCCGCCCAGCGCAAGCAACGCAATGCCCTCGGCTTCCTCGGCGGCTTCCTTGCGAGCATTGTCCTGATCACCCTATTCAGCGCCCTGCTGGTGCGCCAGATGACCGTGCCCCGGCTCAACAACATCCTCGCCTGCATCCAGTCGGTCCAGGAAGGCGACCTTTCCCCCAGGGTGAAACGCACGGTCTCCCTCGATGAACTCGGCGAGCTCGGCCGCGGCGTGAACCATATGGTGGACCAGCTCGAAAACCAGCGCACCGAGCAGGAGCGCCTGAAGGCCGAGCTGGAGACCTCGAAGGAGGAGGCCGAAAAGGCCAGCCGCACCAAGAGCGAATTCCTGGCCAACATGAGCCACGAAATCCGCACCCCGATGAACGGGGTGCTCGGCATGGCGCAGTTGATTCGGGATACGGAGCTTTCGCCCGAGCAGCACGAGTATGTCGAAACCATCTCCGCCTCGGCCGACAACCTGCTGAAGATCATCAACAACATCCTCGATCTCTCGCGCATCGAAATGGGCAAGTTCGACCTCAACATCGATACGGTGGACGTGGGCAAGGTCATGAACGAGCTGCAGACCTTTTTCACGCCCTCCGTCAAGGAGAAGGGGCTGGAGCTGAAGGTCAACTGCCCCTCCAATCTTCCGCATGTCCGCACCGACGAAGGCAGCCTGCGCCAGATCTTGATCAACCTGATGGCCAACGCGATCAAGTTCACCCAGAAAGGCCATGTTGTAGCCGGTGTCGAGTGCCTGGAGCGGACGGGAAACGAATGCACGCTGCGGTTCTGGGTTGCGGATACGGGAATCGGCATATCCGAAGAGGCCCAGCAGTTCATCTTCCACGAATTCACCCAGGCCGACGGTTCGCACACGCGCGAGTTTGGTGGCACCGGGCTGGGATTGGCCATCTCCAAGAAGATGGTGGAACAGCTGGGTGGAAAGCTTTGCGTCAGCAGCGAACCGGGGAAAGGAGCGGTGTTCAGTTTCAACATTACCTTGAACATGGACAATCCGCCGGGGGACGAAAACGCGGTGGAGGAGCAACCGCAGGAAGATCAGCTCGGACTCGATGTGCTGGTGGTCGAAGACAACAAGCTCAACCAGCGCGTCATCGCCAAGTTCCTCGAAAAAATGGGATGCCGGGTCGATATTGCCGAAAACGGCCGGGATGCGCTCGTGCGGCTCAAGCTCACGCAACCGCTCGAACAGCGCCCCCGCTACGACCTTATCCTGATGGATATCCAGATGCCCGTGCTCGACGGGCTCAAGGCCACCGCCATGATCCGCGCACAGGAAGGCGACGAGCGGCGCACGCCGATCATTGCCATCACGGCCCATGCCATGAAGGGCGACCGCGAGAAATTCCTCGAGCAGGGCATGGATGGCTATCTCTCCAAGCCCGTCCGGCGCGAGGATATCCGCGGACTGCTTAAGCAATATGCCTGA
- a CDS encoding 3-keto-disaccharide hydrolase, translated as MKKLLTVLLLGVATAAFAEEGWTPLFNGKDFTGWTFDTLDKAAPETIWSVKDDTVVVMGKGKPNGVMRTEKSYSNYELEFQWRWPDTGGNSGCLIHCTDPRLMSVWPKSMEVQLMKDNAGDFWVIGETIEVQPEQIAKGKNNQPSRRRLNLVDGAEKPSGEWNQMRIVAKDNTVEVFVNGTLVNKGWNMSVSEGAICLQAERANIEFRNIRIKAMPAG; from the coding sequence ATGAAAAAGCTATTGACTGTTTTACTGCTAGGTGTTGCGACCGCGGCCTTCGCCGAGGAGGGGTGGACGCCCCTCTTCAATGGCAAGGATTTCACCGGATGGACGTTCGACACCCTCGACAAAGCCGCACCGGAAACCATCTGGTCGGTGAAGGACGACACGGTGGTCGTGATGGGCAAGGGCAAGCCCAACGGCGTGATGCGCACCGAAAAAAGCTATTCGAACTATGAACTGGAATTCCAATGGCGCTGGCCGGACACCGGGGGCAACAGCGGTTGCCTGATCCACTGCACCGATCCCCGCCTCATGAGCGTCTGGCCGAAATCGATGGAGGTGCAGCTGATGAAGGACAACGCCGGCGATTTCTGGGTGATTGGCGAGACGATCGAGGTGCAACCGGAACAGATTGCCAAGGGCAAGAACAACCAGCCCAGCCGCCGCAGGCTCAACCTGGTTGACGGCGCCGAAAAGCCTTCGGGCGAATGGAACCAGATGCGCATTGTTGCCAAAGACAACACCGTCGAGGTATTCGTTAACGGAACCTTGGTCAACAAGGGTTGGAACATGTCGGTTTCGGAAGGCGCCATCTGCCTCCAGGCCGAACGGGCGAACATCGAGTTCCGCAACATCCGGATCAAGGCCATGCCGGCGGGATAA
- a CDS encoding Gfo/Idh/MocA family protein: MKEVCTRRNSLKTTAIAGTVAGLAGMANAAPGKKVKVALVGCGGRGKGDLGNFLKACKTLGLESEVVALADAFEEAVLGHGKHFKVPADRCFAGYDAYHQVAASDAEFVLLVTPPLFRPLHLEAMLKAGKHVFIEKPIAVDAPGCRKVLELGEYAKGKGLGISAGMQRRHSAKYLKNQALVEAGAVGEILGGIVSWNGTVPWIKERRPGDSDADYLARNWLNWIETGGDHIVEQHVHNLDVANWFIGHTPKSAVGFGGRARRESGNSFDFFSVDLDYGNNVHIHSQCRQVSGCFNRVGEELRGSKGYVLGGGKLSGDDSISVPEPQVDSDNDGEQEMIDMIRGVRSGKPLNEAQIVAEATGTAIMGRIACYTGQKILWSDLFLNPKSEWYAFTHGIAAEDFEKGAVKLPPENVVPVPGDGKPIRRR; encoded by the coding sequence ATGAAGGAAGTTTGCACACGTAGGAATTCGCTGAAGACCACCGCAATTGCGGGAACCGTGGCCGGGCTGGCCGGCATGGCCAACGCCGCACCGGGCAAAAAGGTGAAAGTGGCGCTCGTCGGTTGCGGCGGCCGCGGCAAGGGCGACCTCGGGAATTTCCTGAAAGCCTGCAAAACCCTCGGCCTGGAAAGCGAAGTGGTTGCCTTGGCCGATGCGTTCGAAGAAGCCGTGCTGGGGCATGGAAAACACTTCAAGGTGCCGGCCGACCGCTGCTTCGCGGGCTACGACGCCTACCACCAGGTTGCCGCATCGGATGCGGAATTCGTTTTGCTCGTCACCCCCCCGCTGTTCCGCCCGCTGCATCTGGAAGCGATGCTCAAGGCCGGCAAGCATGTTTTCATTGAAAAGCCGATCGCGGTCGACGCGCCGGGTTGCCGCAAGGTGCTGGAGCTGGGCGAATATGCCAAGGGCAAGGGCCTCGGGATCTCCGCCGGCATGCAGCGGCGCCATTCGGCGAAATACCTCAAGAACCAGGCGCTGGTCGAAGCGGGCGCCGTGGGCGAAATCCTCGGCGGCATCGTCAGCTGGAACGGCACGGTTCCGTGGATCAAGGAGCGCAGGCCCGGCGACTCGGACGCGGACTACCTGGCGCGCAACTGGCTCAACTGGATCGAGACGGGCGGCGACCATATCGTCGAACAGCACGTGCACAACCTCGATGTCGCCAACTGGTTCATCGGCCATACCCCGAAATCCGCCGTCGGATTCGGCGGCCGCGCGCGCCGCGAGTCCGGCAACTCGTTCGATTTCTTCAGCGTCGACCTCGACTATGGCAACAACGTGCATATCCACAGCCAATGCCGCCAGGTTTCGGGTTGCTTCAACCGCGTCGGCGAGGAGCTGCGCGGCTCCAAGGGCTATGTGCTGGGCGGCGGCAAGCTGAGTGGCGACGACTCGATCAGCGTTCCGGAACCCCAGGTTGATTCCGACAACGATGGCGAACAGGAAATGATCGATATGATCCGCGGCGTCCGCTCGGGCAAGCCGCTCAACGAGGCGCAGATCGTGGCCGAGGCCACCGGAACCGCCATCATGGGCCGCATCGCCTGCTACACCGGCCAGAAGATCCTGTGGAGCGATCTGTTCCTGAATCCGAAGTCGGAGTGGTACGCCTTCACCCACGGCATCGCCGCCGAGGACTTCGAGAAGGGAGCGGTCAAGCTTCCGCCGGAAAACGTCGTACCGGTTCCGGGCGATGGAAAACCGATCCGCAGACGCTAA
- a CDS encoding cyclic nucleotide-binding domain-containing protein, producing the protein MTILDNRLDLCHLFESNNRRQSMGKMKKGEMDDYQLALISKSVFDIGPRTRTIMLMFGILGVTLALIRSLVSHRDVPLDKIIHFSGYFILSATFVLALRPRYFIPGLLAVIGLGVVIEFLQRLTGRSFDPRDMIANTVGIACGSTAGLVARGIYAFISREVAARKAHQRLHNFAKGDTLIREGDPIEDMFIIKQGRVRALRNINGRDTEIATLGAGEVLGILGVVEHKPQYATLRALEPTVVYRMSMGELMESAGGDELPVSLVLSGLSSKVRALADQLSQSGRSFNADSTIA; encoded by the coding sequence ATGACAATACTAGACAATAGGCTCGATCTTTGCCACTTGTTTGAGTCCAACAACCGGAGGCAGTCGATGGGTAAAATGAAAAAGGGCGAAATGGATGACTATCAACTGGCGCTGATCTCAAAATCGGTTTTCGATATCGGGCCGCGGACACGGACGATTATGCTGATGTTCGGCATTTTGGGGGTGACGCTTGCGCTGATCCGGAGTCTGGTGAGCCATCGGGATGTTCCGCTCGATAAAATCATCCATTTTTCCGGCTACTTCATTCTTTCGGCCACCTTCGTGCTGGCGTTGAGGCCGCGCTATTTCATCCCCGGCCTGCTGGCCGTGATTGGCCTGGGGGTTGTGATTGAGTTTCTCCAGCGCCTCACCGGGCGCTCGTTCGACCCGCGCGACATGATCGCCAACACCGTCGGCATTGCCTGCGGGAGCACGGCCGGCCTGGTGGCGCGCGGCATCTATGCCTTCATCAGCAGGGAAGTCGCCGCCCGCAAGGCGCACCAGCGCCTCCATAATTTCGCGAAAGGCGACACCCTCATCCGGGAAGGCGATCCCATCGAGGATATGTTCATCATCAAGCAAGGCCGCGTGCGCGCCCTGCGCAACATCAACGGGCGCGACACCGAGATTGCCACCCTGGGGGCCGGCGAGGTGCTCGGCATCCTTGGGGTGGTGGAGCACAAGCCGCAATATGCCACCTTGCGCGCGCTCGAACCCACCGTCGTCTACCGAATGTCCATGGGCGAGCTGATGGAAAGCGCCGGTGGCGACGAGCTACCTGTTTCGCTCGTCCTGTCGGGATTGAGCTCCAAGGTGCGCGCCCTGGCCGACCAGCTCTCCCAGTCCGGCCGCTCCTTCAACGCGGATAGCACCATCGCGTAA